A window of Calonectris borealis chromosome 3, bCalBor7.hap1.2, whole genome shotgun sequence contains these coding sequences:
- the CEBPZOS gene encoding protein CEBPZOS, producing MRSRYRRVREGRRAPAMARRVVKGLLLLEAAGLLGALLLYRAMDRSQDFRYTMQKRFPSILEVYYKSNEWSGIHGIRENDQITWLSSKN from the exons atgcgcagccGTTACCGGCGGGTAAGGGAGGGGCGCCGTGCCCCGGCGATGGCGCGGCGCGTTGTGAAGgggctcctgctgctggaggcggcggggctgctcGGCGCCCTCCTGCTCTACCGTGCAATGGACCGCAGCCAAG ATTTCAGATATACAATGCAGAAGAGGTTTCCATCAATTCTGGAAG tGTATTACAAATCCAATGAGTGGTCTGGAATTCACGGCATAAGGGAGAATGACCAAATTACATGGTTAAGCAGCAAGAACTGA
- the SULT6B1 gene encoding sulfotransferase 6B1: MAEDKKNFVDEINKTLAKSEGLTLKDLLFSYRGTPYPVTMCSAETFQALENLEARRDDMVLVSYPKCGVNWLIQILSDLIFTTIQSKPVSAELPFIECGDPDKYQRMKQIPSPRILATHLNYDCLPKSIFKNKAKILVLFRNPKDTAVSFFHFHKDVPSIPSYSSWDEFFSEFMNGKVGWGSYFDHAVTWNKHIEDENTMIIIYEDLKENLTASIKQIAEFFGFSPTAEQIQSIADRATFQAVKDKAQETHGPVGSILFRKGVVGDWKNLFTEAQNQEMDAKFKVCLEGTKLGAKLKYDVYCKA, translated from the exons ATGGCTGAGGATAAAAAAAACTTTGTTGATGAGATAAATAAAACGTTGGCAAAGTCTGAAGGCCTTACCTTGAAGGATCTGCTGTTCTCCTACCGGGGAACCCCGTATCCTGTCACAATGTGCAGTGCGGAAACGTTCCAAGCCCTGGAGAACCTGGAAGCGAGAAGAGATGATATGGTGCTGGTGTCTTACCCCAAATGCG GTGTGAACTGGCTTATCCAGATTTTAAGTGATTTGATATTTACAACTATCCAGAGTAAACCTGTAAGCGCGGAACTACCATTTATTGAATGTGGAGATCCAGATAAATATCAG AGGATGAAGCAGATTCCATCTCCAAGGATTTTGGCAACGCATCTGAATTATGATTGCCTCCCCAAGTCTATTTTCAAGAACAAAGCCAag ATACTAGTGCTGTTTCGAAACCCTAAAGATACAGCTGTTTCGTTTTTCCATTTCCACAAGGATGTGCCAAGCATCCCCAGTTACAGCTCCTGGGATGAGTTCTTCTCAGAGTTCATGAATGGGAAAG TCGGCTGGGGATCCTATTTTGATCATGCAGTCACCTGGAACAAACACATTGAGGATGAGAATACTATGATCATAATATATGAAGACCTGAAAGAG AACCTGACTGCCAGCATAAAGCAGATAGCCGAATTCTTTGGATTCTCCCCAACGGCAGAGCAGATCCAGTCCATTGCAGACAGGGCGACTTTCCAAGCAGTGAAGGATAAGGCGCAGGAGACTCATGGTCCTGTTGGCTCAATTCTTTTCCGCAAAG GTGTTGTTGGAGACTGGAAGAATCTTTTCACTGAAGCTCAGAACCAGGAGATGGATGCCAAGTTCAAAGTGTGCTTAGAAGGAACTAAGCTGGgagcaaaattaaaatatgatgTGTACTGCAAGGCCTGA